From Aliarcobacter butzleri, the proteins below share one genomic window:
- a CDS encoding methyl-accepting chemotaxis protein, translating into MVISVKQKIFISLMTISLFASISFGIFIYYSQKNTFYDSMQNQLRAGINATSLYLGEDFVDKYTLDNPIDADLHLNYIKKLSEFAKKINLEYIYVMTKESDNKVHTAISSATDEELKSGEYDEFMIEYDASEMVQNGFKKNNEFFENTIDKYGHFYTLIISKESPTGKIYLIGADIELSFIQKALNSILIDTVLITLLIQAIAIIFAYLMSNSIGKKINSTQKGILDFFDFLSRKRQKASYLEIKQLDEFGIMAKTINENIDFIEKGIIADNNIVNEFVNISNQIQSGNLNGKINLEASNPQLSELKNVFNKMVFMLNTNITSILEILEKYSKYDFTNNIKNKDLQGEIGKLVLGINNLGSEITNMLSNSMKNGLSLEKSSNILLNNVNLLNKSSNEAAVALEETAGALEEITNNIRQSTQNISDMSCLASNLEKSSNDGEKLAHKTTNSMSNINNQVDLINEAISVIDQIAFQTNILSLNAAVEAATAGEAGRGFAVVAGEVRNLANRSAQAAKEIKDIVEKAKEITSEGKDVADEMINGYVKLNQDITSTISLINDVQNSSKEQLQGIEQINNSISSLDKQTQQNATVANKTQEIAINTDKIAKLIVEDANNKEFIGKENIKSGA; encoded by the coding sequence ATGGTTATTAGTGTAAAACAGAAGATATTTATCTCTTTAATGACTATATCTTTATTTGCAAGTATCTCTTTTGGGATATTCATATATTATAGTCAAAAGAATACTTTTTATGATTCTATGCAAAATCAGTTAAGAGCAGGAATCAACGCAACATCTTTATATCTAGGGGAAGATTTTGTTGATAAATATACACTTGATAATCCTATAGATGCTGATTTACATTTAAATTACATCAAAAAATTGAGTGAGTTTGCTAAAAAAATCAATTTAGAATATATCTATGTAATGACAAAAGAATCAGATAATAAAGTTCATACAGCAATATCTAGTGCAACAGATGAAGAACTAAAAAGTGGTGAATATGATGAATTTATGATTGAATACGATGCTAGCGAGATGGTGCAAAATGGATTTAAAAAGAATAATGAATTTTTTGAAAATACTATTGATAAATATGGGCATTTTTATACACTAATTATATCAAAAGAGTCGCCAACTGGTAAAATATATTTAATTGGTGCAGATATAGAATTAAGTTTTATTCAAAAAGCTTTAAATAGTATTTTGATTGATACTGTTTTAATTACACTTTTAATTCAGGCAATTGCAATAATATTTGCATATTTAATGAGTAATTCAATTGGTAAAAAGATAAATTCTACACAAAAGGGAATTTTAGATTTCTTTGATTTTTTATCAAGGAAAAGACAAAAAGCAAGTTATCTTGAAATAAAACAGCTTGATGAATTTGGAATAATGGCAAAAACTATAAATGAAAATATTGATTTTATAGAAAAAGGGATAATTGCTGATAATAATATTGTAAATGAGTTTGTAAATATTTCTAATCAGATTCAATCAGGAAACTTAAATGGCAAAATAAATTTAGAAGCATCAAATCCACAACTTAGTGAACTAAAAAATGTATTTAATAAAATGGTTTTTATGCTAAATACAAATATAACAAGCATTTTAGAGATTTTAGAAAAATATTCAAAATATGATTTTACTAATAATATAAAAAATAAAGATTTACAAGGAGAGATTGGAAAACTTGTTTTAGGAATAAACAATTTAGGCTCTGAAATAACAAATATGTTATCAAATAGTATGAAAAATGGATTGAGTTTAGAAAAAAGTTCAAATATTCTTTTAAATAATGTAAATCTTTTAAACAAATCTTCAAATGAAGCAGCAGTTGCCTTAGAAGAAACAGCAGGAGCATTAGAAGAGATTACAAATAATATTAGACAATCAACTCAAAATATATCAGATATGTCCTGTTTAGCTTCAAATTTAGAAAAATCTTCTAATGATGGTGAAAAACTAGCTCATAAAACTACAAATTCAATGTCAAATATAAACAATCAAGTAGATTTAATAAATGAAGCAATAAGTGTTATAGATCAAATAGCTTTCCAAACAAATATCTTAAGTTTAAATGCAGCTGTTGAAGCTGCAACTGCTGGAGAAGCAGGGCGAGGATTTGCTGTTGTTGCTGGTGAGGTGAGAAATCTTGCAAATAGAAGTGCTCAAGCTGCAAAAGAGATAAAAGATATTGTAGAAAAAGCAAAAGAAATTACATCAGAAGGTAAAGATGTAGCAGATGAGATGATAAATGGATATGTTAAATTAAATCAAGATATAACTTCAACTATCTCTTTGATAAATGATGTTCAAAATTCTAGTAAAGAGCAATTACAAGGAATTGAACAGATAAATAATTCTATATCATCTTTAGATAAACAGACTCAACAAAATGCTACTGTAGCTAATAAAACTCAAGAAATTGCAATTAATACTGATAAAATAGCAAAACTTATAGTAGAAGATGCAAACAATAAAGAGTTTATTGGAAAAGAAAATATTAAAAGTGGAGCTTAG